From Toxorhynchites rutilus septentrionalis strain SRP chromosome 2, ASM2978413v1, whole genome shotgun sequence, a single genomic window includes:
- the LOC129764486 gene encoding uncharacterized protein LOC129764486, with product MPFNCSRDCVGIRYRINSLHQTWKWLHQTIALHEYLISMTVSETDVSFDQCPAQQFQCQ from the coding sequence ATGCCCTTTAACTGCAGTCGTGACTGTGTTGgtattagataccgcatcaacTCCCTGCACCAGACCTGGAAGTGGCTGCACCAGACCATCGCCCTGCACGAGTATCTCATCTCTATGACCGTTTCCGAGACGGACGTCTCCTTCGATCAGTGCCCGGCTCAGCAGTTCCAGTGCCAGTAA